The Anoplolepis gracilipes chromosome 17, ASM4749672v1, whole genome shotgun sequence genome window below encodes:
- the Uqcr-6.4 gene encoding cytochrome b-c1 complex subunit 10 — translation MALRLGRKHVELAGKWLPTALTYGTAGSLTLLYFTDWKAVLQYVPFYSGKYAELE, via the exons atggcCCTTCGATTAGGACGAAAACACGTTGAATTAGCTGGAAAATG gcTTCCAACTGCATTGACCTATGGAACTGCTGGATCACTAACATTGTTGTACTTTACTGATTGGAAAGCAGTATTGCAATATGTGCCTTTTTATAGTGGCAAATATGCAGAATTGGAATAG
- the Uck gene encoding uridine-cytidine kinase isoform X1, translated as MADMSTNVGITRKMSFGINGKFNGVESKTPFLIGVSGGTASGKSTVCKRIMEKLGQVDMDHQQRRVVCISQDSFYRDLTPAEKLKAEKGQYNFDHPDAFDDDLILQTLQDILAGVKCEIPAYDYRTNSLMKDQVTTIYPADVVLFEGILVFYFPKIRDLFHMKLFVDTDSDTRLARRVPRDIKERGRDLDYVLNQYMNFVKPAFEEFCLPTKKFADVIIPRGADNTVAIDLIVHHIWDILRLKKAENSTGQHPFFYQHRRTSASSDTLSR; from the exons ATGGCAGATATGTCGACGAATGTAGGCATCACGCGGAAAATGTCTTTCGGAATCAACGGCAAATTCAACGGTGTCGAGAGTAAGACACCTTTTTTGATAGGCGTCTCCGGCGGCACTGCAAGTGGAAAA TCTACAGTATGCAAACGTATAATGGAAAAATTGGGACAAGTCGATATGGATCATCAACAACGCCGAGTAGTCTGCATATCACAAGACAGCTTTTATCGCGATCTAACACCtgctgaaaaattaaaagctgagAAGGGACAGTACAATTTTGATCATCCTGATGCATTTGATGACGATCTAATCTTACAAACACTGCAGGATATACTTGCTGGGGTTAAATGTGAAATACCAGCTTATGATTATAGGACCAACAGTTT AATGAAAGATCAAGTTACCACAATATATCCTGCTGATGTGGTACTCTTTGAAGGAATACTAGTATTCTACTTCCCTAAAATCCGTGATTTGTTTCACATGAAATTGTTTGTAGACACTGATTCTGATACCAGACTTGCAAGGAGAG tGCCAAGGGACATAAAAGAACGTGGAAGAGATTTAGATTACGTTCTAAATCAGTACATGAACTTTGTAAAACCAGCTTTTGAAGAATTCTGCTTGCCAACGAAAAAATTTGCAGATGTCATAATACCGAGAGGAGCGGATAATACAG TGGCAATAGACCTAATAGTGCACCACATCTGGGATATTTTGCGTTTGAAAAAGGCCGAAAACTCAACCGGGCAGCATCCATTCTTCTACCAGCATAGGCGTACCTCGGCCTCATCCGACACACTCAGCAGATGA